The Halopseudomonas sabulinigri genome window below encodes:
- a CDS encoding PaaI family thioesterase, which yields MNLKDMTGLQIMQAAAAGKLPLAPISKTIPMQIKLAEEGRVVFEATANETHTNPLGGVHGGFAATVMDSVTGCSAHTTLEAGQSYGTIELNVKMCKPVPFNKTLIAEGKVINKTRRLVISEGYLRDETGSLYAYATATNMILS from the coding sequence ATGAACCTGAAAGACATGACCGGCCTGCAAATCATGCAGGCCGCTGCCGCTGGCAAGCTGCCGCTGGCGCCGATTTCCAAGACCATTCCCATGCAGATCAAGTTGGCCGAAGAAGGCCGCGTGGTGTTTGAAGCCACCGCCAACGAAACCCACACCAACCCACTGGGCGGCGTGCACGGCGGCTTTGCCGCGACGGTGATGGATTCGGTCACCGGCTGCTCGGCACACACCACGCTGGAAGCCGGGCAGAGCTACGGCACCATCGAGCTGAACGTGAAGATGTGCAAGCCGGTCCCCTTCAACAAGACGCTGATTGCCGAGGGCAAGGTGATCAACAAAACCCGCCGGCTGGTAATCTCCGAGGGCTACCTGCGCGACGAGACCGGCTCGCTGTATGCCTATGCGACAGCGACCAATATGATTCTCAGCTGA
- a CDS encoding 5-oxoprolinase subunit PxpA yields the protein MQKILLNCDMGESFGAWTMGMDEAVMPHVDCANIACGFHASDPSIMRRTVALAVQHNVRIGAHPSYPDLVGFGRRSMNCSAQEVEDLLLYQLGALQAMCRAEGTALSYVKPHGALYNDMMRQPELLRAVMRAVAAFDASVPLMLLARRDNREAEALAAEQGISLWFEAFADRGYDADGYLLPRNQRGAVHHAPERILQQALTFARGEALCARDGSALLLQADSLCVHGDNAESVAVVARIRAALDAL from the coding sequence ATGCAAAAAATCCTGCTCAATTGCGACATGGGCGAAAGCTTCGGCGCCTGGACCATGGGCATGGACGAGGCGGTGATGCCACACGTGGATTGCGCCAACATCGCCTGCGGCTTCCACGCCTCGGACCCGAGCATCATGCGCCGCACCGTGGCGCTGGCGGTGCAACATAACGTGCGCATCGGCGCGCACCCGTCCTACCCGGATCTGGTCGGCTTCGGGCGGCGCTCGATGAACTGCTCCGCGCAGGAAGTCGAAGACCTGCTGCTGTATCAGCTGGGCGCCTTGCAGGCCATGTGCCGCGCTGAGGGCACCGCCCTGAGCTACGTCAAACCGCACGGCGCCCTCTACAACGACATGATGCGCCAGCCTGAACTGCTGCGCGCGGTGATGCGCGCGGTGGCTGCTTTCGACGCCAGCGTGCCGCTGATGCTGCTGGCTCGGCGGGACAATCGCGAGGCCGAGGCGCTGGCAGCAGAGCAGGGCATCAGCCTGTGGTTCGAAGCCTTCGCCGACCGCGGTTACGACGCCGACGGCTATCTACTGCCACGCAATCAACGGGGCGCCGTGCACCACGCTCCAGAACGCATTCTGCAGCAGGCGCTGACCTTTGCCCGTGGCGAGGCGCTATGCGCCAGGGACGGCAGTGCGCTGCTGCTGCAGGCCGACAGCCTCTGCGTACACGGCGACAACGCTGAGTCCGTGGCGGTAGTGGCGCGCATTCGTGCCGCTTTGGATGCGTTGTGA
- the guaD gene encoding guanine deaminase, with amino-acid sequence MTATNTTAAPFPAGCTAVRGPLLHFIAEPGLNAPDPSAHEYHADGLLVVAEGRVLANGAAAELLPRLPAGTEVEQYPDSLIIPGLIDTHVHMPQLAVLASYGTQLLEWLETYTFPTEARFADAAWAADQSQLFLDLLLTHGTTSALVFSTSHKVAAEALFSAAEGYNMAITSGKVMMDCHAPDGVRDETEASYQESRELIERWHGQGRQRYAVTPRFAATSTAQQLTYAGQLLAEYPDVLMQTHWAENHAEIAWIKELFPERSSYLDVYDHFGLLGARSVLAHGIHIDDGDRARLAETGTRIAFCPTSNTFLGSGLFDLASARAAEVEVGLATDVGGGTSLSMLATMAEAYKVCQLRGQSLNPFQAFYMATLGNARVLHQDDSTGNLAPGKYADFLILDRSASPALRLKHEPERALQAMLFDLMILGDDRAIRRTYIAGQCRYDRDSVKGAALNACISG; translated from the coding sequence ATGACCGCTACCAATACCACTGCGGCGCCCTTCCCGGCTGGCTGCACAGCCGTTCGCGGCCCGCTGTTGCACTTTATTGCCGAGCCGGGCCTGAACGCGCCCGACCCGAGCGCCCATGAGTATCACGCTGATGGCCTGCTGGTGGTCGCCGAGGGTCGCGTGCTGGCCAACGGCGCGGCGGCGGAGCTGCTGCCCCGCCTGCCGGCTGGCACCGAGGTAGAGCAGTATCCGGACAGCCTGATCATCCCCGGACTGATCGATACCCACGTACACATGCCGCAACTGGCGGTGCTGGCGAGCTACGGTACCCAACTGCTGGAGTGGCTGGAGACCTATACCTTCCCCACCGAAGCGCGCTTTGCCGATGCCGCCTGGGCGGCGGATCAGTCGCAGCTGTTTCTCGACCTGCTGCTGACCCACGGTACTACCTCGGCGCTGGTGTTCAGCACCTCGCACAAGGTCGCCGCCGAAGCGCTGTTCAGCGCCGCTGAGGGCTACAACATGGCGATCACCAGCGGCAAGGTGATGATGGATTGCCACGCCCCGGATGGCGTGCGCGATGAGACCGAGGCCAGTTACCAGGAGAGCCGCGAGCTGATCGAGCGCTGGCACGGCCAGGGTCGCCAGCGCTACGCCGTCACCCCGCGCTTTGCCGCGACCTCCACGGCGCAGCAGCTGACCTACGCCGGCCAGTTGCTCGCCGAATACCCCGACGTATTGATGCAGACCCACTGGGCCGAGAACCACGCCGAGATCGCCTGGATCAAGGAGCTGTTCCCCGAGCGCAGCAGCTATCTGGATGTGTACGACCACTTTGGCCTGCTGGGCGCGCGCAGCGTGCTGGCGCACGGCATTCACATCGACGACGGCGACCGCGCTCGGCTGGCGGAAACCGGCACCCGCATCGCCTTCTGCCCCACCTCCAACACCTTCCTCGGCAGTGGTCTGTTCGATCTGGCCAGCGCTCGCGCGGCAGAGGTGGAGGTAGGCCTGGCCACCGACGTGGGCGGCGGCACCAGCCTGTCGATGCTTGCCACCATGGCCGAGGCCTACAAGGTCTGCCAGCTGCGCGGCCAGAGCCTGAATCCGTTTCAGGCCTTCTACATGGCGACCCTGGGCAATGCCCGCGTGCTGCATCAGGACGACAGCACCGGCAACCTGGCGCCGGGCAAATACGCCGACTTTCTGATTCTCGATCGCAGCGCCAGCCCGGCACTGCGCCTCAAGCACGAGCCCGAGCGTGCGCTGCAGGCCATGCTGTTCGATCTGATGATCCTGGGTGACGACCGCGCCATCCGCCGTACCTATATTGCCGGGCAGTGCCGGTATGACCGCGACAGTGTAAAAGGAGCTGCCCTCAATGCATGCATATCTGGCTGA
- the uraD gene encoding 2-oxo-4-hydroxy-4-carboxy-5-ureidoimidazoline decarboxylase: MTLQELNALPAADALTLFRDCCAADAWAQPMVESRPYASAEALHGTARALWPNLHETDWLVAFEAHPKIGDIKSLKAKYASTEALASGEQSGARVAPDAVLQRLKEGNDAYHTKFGFIFIVCATGKSAEQMLELLEQRLPNTREEEIRIAAAEQAKITHIRLDKLL, encoded by the coding sequence ATGACGCTGCAAGAACTCAACGCACTACCGGCGGCAGACGCCCTTACCCTGTTTCGCGACTGCTGCGCGGCGGATGCCTGGGCCCAGCCCATGGTCGAGTCGCGCCCCTACGCCTCGGCCGAAGCGCTGCACGGCACCGCCCGCGCGCTCTGGCCCAACCTGCACGAGACCGACTGGCTGGTGGCCTTTGAGGCGCATCCGAAGATCGGCGATATCAAGAGCCTGAAAGCCAAGTACGCCAGCACCGAGGCGCTGGCCAGCGGCGAGCAGTCCGGCGCGCGGGTGGCACCCGACGCCGTGCTGCAACGGCTGAAGGAAGGCAACGACGCCTACCACACTAAATTCGGCTTCATCTTCATCGTCTGCGCCACCGGCAAAAGCGCCGAGCAGATGCTGGAACTACTGGAACAACGCCTGCCCAATACCCGCGAAGAGGAAATCCGCATCGCCGCTGCGGAGCAGGCCAAGATCACCCATATTCGTCTGGATAAACTGCTATGA
- the xdhC gene encoding xanthine dehydrogenase accessory protein XdhC translates to MDKRMLWYQAVADCERRGEPYVLVTVVGVAGSVPREPSSKMVVTGEHTFDTIGGGHLEYLVTARAREQLAAARYETQLEHFPLGASLGQCCGGSVSVLLEGQRGSDARLVVFGAGHVAQALMAIMGQLPWQVTWVDSRAETFPAEIPANVRRHHTDDPVADVAELCADSHVLILTHNHQLDYDLCRALLNAGHAASVGLIGSQTKAERFRQRLLHRGYSEAQIDSIRCPVGRSDVPGKRPMEVAVSISAELLSLAAVATPPARRRGVSWPALRDLMKQAEVTEASPNTPPVEAK, encoded by the coding sequence ATGGACAAACGCATGCTCTGGTATCAAGCCGTCGCCGACTGCGAGCGGCGCGGCGAACCCTATGTGCTGGTCACCGTGGTGGGCGTGGCCGGCTCAGTGCCGCGTGAGCCCTCAAGCAAGATGGTGGTCACCGGCGAGCATACCTTCGACACCATCGGCGGCGGCCATCTGGAGTATCTGGTCACCGCGCGGGCCCGTGAGCAGTTGGCGGCAGCGCGTTACGAGACCCAGCTGGAGCACTTCCCGCTCGGGGCCAGCCTCGGCCAGTGCTGCGGCGGCAGTGTTTCAGTGCTGCTGGAAGGTCAGCGCGGCAGCGATGCGCGCCTGGTGGTGTTCGGCGCCGGGCATGTGGCCCAGGCGCTGATGGCCATCATGGGCCAGTTGCCGTGGCAGGTGACCTGGGTGGATTCGCGCGCGGAGACGTTTCCGGCGGAGATACCGGCCAACGTGCGCCGCCACCATACCGACGACCCAGTGGCCGATGTCGCCGAACTCTGCGCCGACAGCCACGTGCTGATTCTGACGCATAACCATCAACTGGATTACGACCTGTGCCGCGCGCTGCTGAATGCCGGCCATGCCGCCAGCGTCGGCTTGATCGGCTCGCAGACCAAGGCCGAGCGCTTCCGTCAGCGGCTGCTGCACCGTGGCTACAGTGAAGCGCAGATCGACAGCATCCGCTGCCCGGTCGGGCGCTCCGACGTGCCTGGCAAACGCCCCATGGAAGTGGCCGTATCGATCAGCGCCGAGCTACTCAGTCTTGCCGCCGTGGCGACGCCACCTGCCCGTCGCCGCGGTGTCAGCTGGCCCGCGCTGCGCGATCTGATGAAACAGGCTGAGGTCACCGAGGCCAGCCCCAATACCCCGCCCGTGGAGGCGAAATGA
- a CDS encoding alpha/beta hydrolase family protein, which produces MSDKPSTPQPLTLTAADGYVLSATLYPANQPIGQLLVGSATGVPQGFYRRFAEYAASRGYTTLTLDYRGIGGSAPASLRGFDMDYLDWAEQDLAAAVEYLSRSELPLYMVGHSFGGHAFGLLPNHQAIQGLYTFGTGAGWHGWMPRGEQLRVLLMWRVIGPLIVRSKGYLAWRKLGMGEDLPKGVYQKWKHWCRYPRYFFEDPHMPGLEARFATITTPLTAVSATDDLWASPASRDAFMSAYRSADYRAITVDPASRQLKPLGHMGYFRPHAQPLWQDALDWFDQLDQAARAA; this is translated from the coding sequence ATGAGCGATAAACCCAGCACCCCGCAGCCACTGACGCTGACCGCCGCCGACGGCTATGTGCTCAGCGCCACCCTCTACCCGGCAAACCAGCCCATCGGCCAGCTGCTGGTCGGCAGCGCCACCGGCGTGCCCCAGGGCTTCTACCGGCGGTTTGCCGAGTACGCCGCCAGCCGCGGCTACACCACCCTGACGCTGGATTACCGTGGCATCGGCGGCTCGGCGCCGGCCAGCCTGCGCGGCTTCGACATGGATTATCTGGACTGGGCAGAGCAGGATCTGGCCGCCGCTGTGGAGTACCTGAGCCGCAGCGAGCTGCCGCTGTACATGGTCGGCCACTCCTTCGGCGGGCATGCCTTTGGACTGCTACCCAACCACCAGGCCATCCAAGGTTTATATACCTTTGGCACCGGTGCCGGCTGGCACGGCTGGATGCCGCGCGGTGAGCAGCTGCGCGTATTGCTGATGTGGCGGGTGATCGGCCCGCTGATTGTGCGCAGCAAGGGCTACCTGGCGTGGCGCAAGCTGGGCATGGGCGAAGACCTGCCCAAGGGTGTGTATCAGAAGTGGAAACACTGGTGCCGCTATCCACGCTACTTCTTTGAAGACCCGCACATGCCGGGTCTCGAAGCCCGCTTTGCGACGATCACCACGCCGCTGACCGCCGTCAGTGCCACCGACGATCTCTGGGCTTCACCCGCCTCGCGCGACGCCTTCATGTCGGCCTACCGCAGCGCCGATTACCGGGCCATCACCGTTGATCCGGCGAGCCGCCAACTCAAGCCGCTGGGCCACATGGGCTATTTTCGTCCGCACGCACAGCCCCTCTGGCAGGACGCGCTGGACTGGTTTGACCAACTCGATCAAGCGGCCCGCGCCGCCTGA
- a CDS encoding urate hydroxylase PuuD gives MHAYLAEWLSLIIRWFHVIAGVAWIGASFYFIWLDNNLREPPEWKKQKGIKGDLWAIHGGGFYEVAKYHVGPEKMPTELHWFKWEAYSTLMSGLALLFAVYYFGNPGYLVDPSKLELSTFGAIAIGMGTLLGVMAIYEALIRSPLAKHGLAFGVVLFLILVGVSWGMFQVFAGRGAFIHVGAVIGTIMVANVFLGIVPAQRALVSAVEEGRKPDDHVVMLAQRAMVRSRHNNYLTLPVIFIMISNHYPMFYGHEYGWAVLAAIGAITAYARHFFNLRHQHITKPSILVISALATLLLIWAMAPSAPEAPAPAVDSQGEPVAVTPVADAEVQQLLATHCIACHAAQPSSPAFQAPPAGITLENLQQLKQHSAKVQQAAVNTQYMPLGNMTGITPEERSLLGQWLRENP, from the coding sequence ATGCATGCATATCTGGCTGAATGGCTGAGTCTGATCATCCGCTGGTTCCATGTGATCGCCGGCGTAGCCTGGATCGGCGCCTCCTTCTACTTCATCTGGCTCGACAACAACCTGCGCGAGCCGCCGGAATGGAAGAAGCAGAAAGGCATCAAGGGTGACCTCTGGGCGATTCACGGTGGCGGCTTTTACGAGGTCGCCAAGTATCACGTTGGCCCGGAAAAGATGCCCACCGAGCTGCACTGGTTCAAATGGGAGGCCTACAGCACCCTGATGAGCGGTCTGGCGTTGCTGTTTGCGGTCTACTACTTCGGCAATCCCGGCTATCTGGTCGACCCGAGCAAGCTGGAGCTCAGCACTTTTGGCGCCATCGCCATCGGTATGGGTACCCTGCTGGGGGTGATGGCGATTTACGAGGCGCTGATCCGCAGCCCCTTGGCCAAGCACGGCCTGGCCTTTGGTGTGGTGCTGTTTCTGATACTGGTCGGTGTGTCCTGGGGCATGTTCCAGGTATTTGCCGGGCGCGGTGCGTTCATTCACGTTGGGGCAGTGATCGGTACCATCATGGTGGCCAACGTGTTCCTCGGCATCGTGCCGGCGCAGCGCGCGCTGGTCAGCGCGGTAGAGGAAGGCCGCAAACCGGATGATCACGTGGTCATGCTGGCGCAACGCGCCATGGTGCGCTCGCGCCACAACAACTACCTGACGCTGCCGGTCATTTTCATCATGATCAGCAACCACTATCCGATGTTCTACGGCCACGAATACGGCTGGGCCGTGCTGGCTGCCATCGGCGCTATCACCGCCTACGCGCGGCACTTCTTCAACCTGCGCCACCAGCACATCACCAAGCCGTCGATCCTCGTCATCAGCGCATTGGCAACCCTGCTATTGATCTGGGCGATGGCACCCAGTGCGCCCGAAGCGCCTGCGCCGGCCGTAGATAGCCAGGGTGAGCCGGTAGCCGTCACACCGGTAGCCGATGCCGAGGTGCAACAGCTGTTGGCCACCCACTGCATAGCCTGCCATGCAGCCCAGCCGAGCAGCCCGGCCTTTCAGGCGCCGCCAGCCGGCATCACCCTGGAAAATCTGCAGCAGCTGAAACAGCACAGTGCCAAGGTGCAGCAGGCTGCTGTGAATACTCAGTACATGCCGCTCGGCAACATGACCGGCATCACCCCCGAGGAGCGCAGCCTGCTGGGGCAATGGTTGCGGGAGAATCCTTGA
- a CDS encoding type 1 glutamine amidotransferase domain-containing protein: MKILMVLTSHDKLGDTGNKTGFWLEEFAAPYYVLKDAGAEITLASPKGGQPPLDPKSAEPDAQTEATKRFDADAAAKAQLADTKTLGSVSASDFDAVFYPGGHGPMWDLHNDADSLALLEAFAKADKPIGAVCHAPAALVNAKGKDGEYLIGAKRVTGFSNSEEDGVGLSDVVPFLLEDALKEKGGVYSKGEDWGEYVLVDGLLVTGQNPGSSEKAAQELLTLLKVMPSH, translated from the coding sequence ATGAAGATTCTCATGGTTCTCACCTCGCACGACAAGCTTGGCGATACCGGCAACAAAACCGGCTTCTGGCTGGAAGAGTTCGCCGCGCCCTATTACGTGCTGAAAGACGCCGGTGCCGAGATCACCCTGGCCTCGCCCAAGGGCGGTCAGCCACCGCTCGATCCGAAGAGCGCCGAGCCGGATGCGCAGACCGAGGCCACCAAGCGGTTTGACGCCGATGCCGCCGCCAAGGCGCAACTGGCCGATACCAAAACCCTTGGCAGCGTCTCGGCCAGTGATTTTGATGCGGTCTTCTATCCCGGCGGCCACGGCCCCATGTGGGATTTGCACAACGACGCCGACTCGCTGGCCCTGCTGGAAGCCTTCGCCAAGGCCGATAAACCGATCGGTGCCGTCTGTCACGCCCCTGCCGCCCTGGTAAATGCCAAGGGCAAGGACGGTGAATACCTGATCGGCGCCAAGCGGGTGACCGGGTTTTCCAACTCCGAGGAAGATGGCGTTGGCCTGAGCGATGTGGTGCCCTTCTTGCTGGAAGACGCGCTCAAGGAAAAGGGCGGCGTCTACAGCAAGGGTGAAGACTGGGGCGAATACGTGCTGGTCGATGGCCTGCTGGTGACCGGGCAGAATCCGGGCTCCTCGGAAAAGGCAGCGCAGGAGCTACTGACCCTGCTCAAGGTGATGCCGAGCCACTGA
- a CDS encoding 5-oxoprolinase subunit C family protein, producing the protein MSRLRVEQTLGFAQLQDGGRFGVRHLGVTQGGALDWIAQHWANWLLGNPLNAGVIEIPLGGLTLKAEADGWLALTGADLDAQLDQQPLAPWQAFSIQAGQQLSFNRPRCGVRAYLAASGGFVASPVLGAIATVMREGLGGLHGDGKGLKPGDQLTYSAQPAVSQTMPPEAIPDYSSAVTLQLLLGAQSSQFSGASLFQLCNQSWTLDQRADRMGMRLTGPTLRYQGAALISEGIPLGAVQVPPDGQPIILLNDRQTIGGYPRLGALTPLSLARLAQCAPGQQLRIQPITQQQVRREQLELLAQWQR; encoded by the coding sequence ATGAGCCGCCTGCGCGTGGAGCAGACCCTGGGCTTCGCCCAGCTGCAGGACGGCGGCCGCTTTGGCGTGCGGCATCTGGGCGTCACCCAGGGCGGCGCGCTGGACTGGATCGCCCAGCACTGGGCCAACTGGCTGCTGGGCAATCCGCTGAATGCCGGCGTGATCGAGATTCCGCTCGGCGGCCTGACCCTCAAGGCTGAAGCCGATGGCTGGCTGGCGCTGACCGGCGCCGATCTGGATGCCCAGCTCGACCAGCAGCCGCTTGCGCCCTGGCAGGCCTTTTCTATACAGGCCGGCCAGCAACTCAGTTTCAACCGCCCGCGCTGCGGCGTGCGTGCCTATCTGGCTGCCAGCGGCGGCTTTGTCGCCAGCCCGGTATTGGGCGCCATCGCAACCGTTATGCGTGAAGGCCTGGGTGGTTTGCATGGCGACGGCAAAGGGCTAAAACCCGGCGATCAACTGACCTATTCGGCGCAGCCTGCAGTTAGCCAAACAATGCCGCCAGAGGCGATTCCCGATTACAGCAGCGCGGTGACGCTGCAACTGCTGCTCGGCGCACAAAGCAGCCAGTTCAGCGGCGCCAGCCTGTTTCAGCTGTGCAACCAAAGCTGGACTCTGGATCAACGCGCTGACCGCATGGGCATGCGCCTGACCGGCCCAACGCTGCGTTATCAGGGCGCGGCGCTGATCTCCGAAGGCATCCCGCTGGGTGCAGTGCAGGTACCGCCAGACGGCCAACCCATCATTCTGCTGAACGACCGCCAAACCATCGGCGGCTACCCACGCCTCGGCGCCCTCACACCGCTGTCACTGGCACGGTTGGCGCAGTGCGCACCGGGACAGCAGTTGCGAATACAGCCGATCACTCAGCAGCAAGTGAGACGCGAGCAACTGGAGTTGCTCGCGCAGTGGCAGCGTTAA
- the pxpB gene encoding 5-oxoprolinase subunit PxpB, with protein sequence MTPRIESVAWDCLMLRLFDAIDEANMPWLMAAAERLHSAFGAQLIDLVPSYTTLMLHYDGLQLSEAQAREGIANALIGLQPLAASETGQRHELPVWYHPSVGPDLAPLAQRAGCSTAQVIEHHCSRDYQVFTLGFTPGFAYMGLVDPSIAAPRLATPRQRVPRGSVGIAERQTAVYPLVSPGGWNLIGRCPLALFDRDREGYSLLKPGDSVRFVAIGRAEFERLGGDPSPMEADA encoded by the coding sequence GTGACACCGCGCATTGAAAGCGTCGCCTGGGATTGTCTGATGCTGCGATTGTTCGACGCCATCGACGAGGCCAACATGCCCTGGCTGATGGCCGCCGCCGAGCGCCTGCACAGCGCTTTTGGCGCGCAGCTGATTGATCTGGTGCCCTCCTACACCACGCTGATGCTGCATTACGACGGCCTGCAACTGAGCGAAGCGCAGGCCCGCGAAGGTATCGCCAATGCACTGATTGGACTGCAGCCGCTGGCCGCAAGCGAGACCGGCCAGCGCCACGAACTACCGGTGTGGTATCACCCCAGCGTCGGGCCAGATCTGGCGCCGTTGGCGCAACGTGCTGGCTGCAGCACCGCGCAGGTGATCGAGCACCACTGCAGCCGCGATTACCAGGTCTTTACCCTCGGCTTCACGCCCGGCTTTGCTTATATGGGCCTGGTCGACCCCAGCATCGCCGCGCCACGGCTGGCGACGCCCCGGCAACGGGTACCGCGCGGCAGCGTGGGCATCGCCGAACGGCAGACGGCGGTGTATCCGCTGGTCTCGCCCGGCGGCTGGAACCTGATTGGCCGCTGTCCATTGGCCCTGTTTGATCGTGACCGCGAGGGATACAGTCTGCTGAAACCCGGCGACAGCGTGCGCTTTGTCGCCATTGGTAGGGCCGAGTTTGAGCGCCTGGGTGGCGATCCCAGCCCTATGGAAGCTGACGCATGA
- the uraH gene encoding hydroxyisourate hydrolase — protein sequence MSTKSPITTHILDLGGGCPAAGVAITLERQTDSGWQTLAEATTDADGRVLNGFGSEAPAGVYRLTFDTDGYYAQQGLECFYPAVTIAFKLTDTTAHYHVPLLLNQWGYSTYRGS from the coding sequence ATGAGCACCAAGAGTCCGATCACTACCCACATTCTGGATCTCGGCGGCGGCTGCCCGGCTGCCGGCGTCGCCATCACCCTGGAGCGTCAGACCGACAGCGGCTGGCAGACTCTGGCCGAGGCCACTACCGATGCTGACGGCCGCGTGCTCAACGGCTTTGGCAGCGAGGCCCCGGCCGGTGTCTACCGGCTGACCTTCGATACCGACGGTTACTACGCGCAGCAGGGCCTGGAGTGCTTCTATCCGGCCGTGACCATCGCCTTCAAGCTGACCGATACCACTGCCCATTACCACGTGCCGCTGCTGCTGAACCAGTGGGGCTACTCGACTTACCGGGGGAGCTGA